In Setaria italica strain Yugu1 chromosome I, Setaria_italica_v2.0, whole genome shotgun sequence, the genomic window GGGCAATACAGGATCCGAAGCCTCAAGAGACCGCTACCCACCTAACCCCAGCGAATCCAATCGAATCGAATCTGAACGAGCGGAGCGGAGCAATCGATCAACAAGCCGTGGACGGACGGGTGCACGGGTGCTCACCTCGGCGGGCGTAGATCTGGAGGGGACGACGAGCCGAGCCGGGCGGGGCGCGATTAGGGTTGCGGGGAACGGCGgcgaagcgatggagtgcgggGGGAAGAGGTGGAGGCGGGCTTTTATAGCGGGGAGAGGGGGGGAGACGCGCAGGGGTGAAGCAAAGCTAGGGCTGCCGTATCCGGCTCGacttctttaattttctttttttttctctcttcttttctttttttccggTGCGATCTGGCCTGGGTTGGCTTCTCGTCCGCTTCCGAAATTGCTTTCCGCCTcccgaattttttttaattttatttttcggCAGGTCTTGTGTGGTGAGTTGTGGGACCGGTAGGAGGATTTCGTGGACTGGACTCCGCCtgcagaaaagaaaacaataaaGTGGAGAATAAAATATCTGATGGAACTTGAGGACTACTGAAACTACAAAGTCGGTACTAAAATTAAGGGAAATTAGCATACAGTTTTGAGGAAATTATTTTACGAGTATTTCATGAGAAAAATAGCTTTGGAAAAAAATGTCGGTAAAAAATTACAGTGATACTTTTTTACATGCGCCATGCAACAGGAACTTTGGCCCAACCTAGAACACAAAGACCCTTGCCCAAGATCAAGATACTTTACTACGAGATAGAAGCAGAAAAGGGGGCACTTTATAGTAAGTATCATGTATTAAGCATGAGAGAGAGAATTTGTAATTTTCTGCAGTGGTTTAATAGCTTGTGGTAAAATCTAAATGACTAGCATTACCAGATGAATGAACTAATTAAACAATTTTGATGTGGCTGTTTTGACTTTTCCgaaacttcaaaaaaaaattcgaaTGCATTTTAGGATTTGATTATCAAACTTTCCAGCAAGTGcattaaaaaaagtaaaagaaagagtatctaaaaaaaatagaaagaaagagtACTAAAGAAGTAAAAGAAAGAGGGGGAAAAATGCCAAGCTCACCGCTATCTTTGAATCGACCTCCCAATCTCACCCTCCAGCGTAGCGTGGATCTTTCCTGCCAGCTCGGCATGCCATCTCACCAATCTCCCACCGGCCGCATCAAACTAGGATCGCTGGTTCCCGGATAGCTCGATTTGCGGATGTCTTGATCAGGCTCCTCCCACTGCTAACTCTTCAGGATTTTAACCTAGTGCCTGTGCCGACACCTCACCACCTTTTCTCACTTTGCGGGCCTGAATGGGAAGATGGGATCCTATCCACACCGTCTATTTGTGAGAGAGATGGAAGGAATTTAGAAAGGGACGAGAGAAATGAGGGAGATGGGAAATTGAAAACGGACATAGACATGCATCATGAGGTCAAGCAAAGAATAGTCGTACAACAAGAATTCTCTACAATAGACATGATCATAAGCTACTCAAGGCCAAAAAGTCTAATTCTTTTAGGTAGATAAGCCCAACAGCAGTCTAAAAATTCAAGCCCGTGCCTCTAGTATTTTCTGCTCCCTCCGtcatcgttttgattttttagcgttcatagattttgctatgcacttagatatacactatgtctagatgtatagcaAAAGTTACGAAttaaaaaaagccaaaacgagcTGTAATTTAAGACGAATGATGAAGTAGATACGATCAGCTATTTTCGAACAAGTTGGGTAGGATAGCCTACGTGTACCTAGTTTTTCCATCAATCGGTTTGTTTTAGTGAGACATTGTTTTTCCCAATAGAACAAGCTTCGTTTAAGCCACCAATTAAAAAGTGTGATCGGAGGAGTTTTTTTTCCCCGTGGGCCTGTTTGTTTCTGTGTCGGGCGGCAGCGCTTTGCTGTAACGCGTCAATTTGATCGCCGCCGAAGCGATTTTTTCAAGCACGCGACGGACGCGTGACGTACGGTTGGATTATCCCACGTTTTGTCAGACGCGAACGCAGGAAGCAGAAACAAACACGGCCTATAGATTGTTCATTGCTCAAGTGTGGAGTTTTCCCATAATCCAGCAGCAACTATAAGCAGTTTGAAGCATGTGTTGCTTGTGTTTGGCACAGATGAACAATCACAATAGGAAACAGATAACTGTTGCATAAGGATTCTATCTAAAATCACAATGGGCGTATGACGTGCAAGAGCCTATAGAACATGTTAACGCATCATATTTGGGACCTGGCCTCAGTAACCTTCCAACCTGCTAGAGCCTCGGTAACTGAACGTAACCTGCTTTTCACGTAAGCTATGCTAACTTGATATACTTGCCATCTGGATGAACTAGCTATAGTTATCAGCTCTATAAAGAAAAAGGGTAACAGGTCTCTACAATCTTCTCGAGTCAATAGCGGCGATTTCTTCCTTCGGAGCGTCGAGATCTTCGTAACTGCAGCCAGAGCGAGAAGCAAGTTACATGTAGTCGAAAAATGAATGTCATTGAAGTGAATGTGGATACATTGAAGCAGTCTGACTAATCCAAGAAAGAGTTGATGGGTAAAAATTGGCTGCCATTCCCACCACCAAAGCAAAACCAAGTGTCATAAGCTTGTGACACAGAGTGGATTAGAGGGTACTACTGACCTTCGATAAGTACGTCTGCCAAGTGGAAATGACGGATACATGGGTAGCGTTGGTCCCAGCACCGAAGGCTTCCCGTGTCGAGCAGCATCTGGTCCTGAATGTCCTTTCTGCATCATCTGCATGGCCATCTCTGGAGGTGCAGGAACAAATGGACCATATGGGctaagaagaaaaacaaccCAAGTGCCCAACTTTAGTAGACAGCCTGGATCTCTTAACTGAATTATTAGCTGACTTGCATTCATAACCTACCCAGCACCAGGCACTGGTATTAGTACTGGTGAAAGGGCACACTTGGGGTCGGGGAGAAGTGGAGCATCTGAACCACGTCCACCAGAAGCACCAAACATCTGTTCATCAGGCCTTCGTCTCGTTCTATCCTGCAACTGAGAAAGTAAGATTATCAACAAAGATGTTCTAACTGCAAATCCAGCATGCTGAGAAACATCGCTATTAGCCATATTTAGAAGAAATTAAACTACGAAATGCAAGTGTGTCGACACAAAACCTACTTCACTTAACTAAAAAATGTAACTTTTACTGAGGTTCTAATAAAAAAGAAGGGTGTAATAAGAGCATCAAAATCTTAATCAGAATCTAAAGTTTAGTAAGTCCCCAGattaaaattaattattttttctagaaACAAATCCTCAGCATTAAACTTAAGATGACTGGAAGAGTGGAAATTGGagcccttttttttgtttcctttatcTAAAGGAAGAGTAAAAATGCAGTTCAGGTAAACAAACAAATGAAGATGGAATTGTATGACAAGAAGAGTTGTCAAAAGAATGAGTTTGCTAGAGTATATCTGTAATAAAAGAGAAAGACTCTAAATCATTTCAGTTTAAGAGTTCCTTGAACAAGCATGGCATTTTCTATGCTGAGACTAGGTTACAGGAACAAACAAAAGGGCCAAAAGTTCTTAAGAGGTACCGTTTGCTGCATGACTGGTTTTCCTCCTGGAGCATCTGGATCACTGCATCAAAAAGAGAATAGAGGAGAAGCATCACCTTTTGTCACTTATGAATATAATGATCTTTCAGTTGTGTATGGGCTTACTTCATGTAATTTTGAAAATAGATATCATTTTCGATTCTTGATGACAAAATAGAGACCAAAAGAGGATGCTTGAGCCTCAGATGCTTGTGAACATACTCAGGAGCATGGAAAAGTTTTTCACATCCCTTGGCTCCACAACCATACTTCCAGACATACTTCTCATCCCTCATTTTTCTGACATAAGGTTCTAGAACTTCAACAATTGCTGCATCAATTTTGTCCTTTGCAGTCAATACAACTAGAGGATCCTCACCATTCACCAGTCTTTGTTCCCAGAAAGAATCCAGTTTCTTCTCCCAATCAGCAGCATTGTTGTTTTCAGCCATAGAGCCACTCTTGTTTTCAGCTCTCACATGACGAAAACCTTTTGCGTATTTCATCTCAGACATGCCATAGTAATCAACACCATGGACACGCCACAGATAAGTAAGGAGAGTGTCTAGGAGCTCAACACCTTCAAGGCCCTTGACAGTATTTAAGCCCCGGACAATAACTACAGGCCCCATGGACCTGATGTGTGATTTATCAACATTTGAATTATCATGATCACCAGTTAACAGGATGTTTCCCAGAATATCCTTCTCTGAATCAAGCTTTTTCACCAAAGCAAGAGTCCGGTCTATGTCAGTGTGAATCCTTCGGTACTGTGAACTGACCGGATGAGCTTTAGGAGCAGCTGAAACTGAAAGCGGTTCAATCTCTTTCTGGGGACCTCTTccatgttttattttcttttcaccATAATCTGTATCATCCTCAGAGCTTCCACCATCACCATCTCCTGATTTGATCACTGCATCAGCAGTCAATCCAGGACCACTACACCACCAAAAATAATGATATCAGCAAAACAAACCAAGTCTATCACAATAATTATAGTGACATAGACTGTATAGAATGTATCTCACAGGTCTAAAGTTCCATTCTGTAGGTCATGGATCAAATTCTTCGCTGCAGTCTTGCAAAAATCATTCCTCCTGAGTGAAGAAAATAGGACATTAATGGTTAGCAATCAGCAACAAGAAAAGCTCCACCAAAAATAAGGAAACAATctttcaaaagaagaagaaggaaacaaTGAACTAAGAAATGCTAGCACTATCAAAAGGAACTGTCATGGTTTCTTGTAAATGCTACACATAGACTTTCTAGGAGAACAATGGGAAAGCAAACTTTTCACCTTTCAATAACAGATAATAATTTTGTTGGGTGGTACATGTCTTTCAACCTGCAATTAAAATCAAACAAAAATCAATAAACCATCAAAATATGTAACTAATAAAGTGCAATTAACACCTAAACAAAGAAAGGTTTTAAGCATACCAATCTTCATTCTTATTGAGATCAAAATAAGCACGTTTCTGAGTAGTTATGTATTCTGTCCTGTATTCTTGGTACCTTGAAACCAGGGAAGAAACAGTATCACTAGACAAGTATGTGGTGTGAGCTACAAGTAGAACTGGTACCAACTACCATTAAAATGAATCCATATTTTATTCTCTGGTGTCAATTACCTGCCCCCAGCTTGAGATGGTGAAACATCATCCTCAAGAACTTGGGTAAACTGTTTGTATGTCATTAATCCTAACCTAAAAAACATTCAAAATAACATAAACTGATATGCAAGTAGCAATTGATAAGGGAAATAAAGAAATGGATGAACAAAACACCCATAGGCCATGGGAACTAACAGCAACCAACATGCAACCAGATCAAACCATCAACTACTGGGCAACAATTTACATACCTTTCAGTGTTATCTTGACCATTAGTGGTATCACCATATCTTGAGTGAGGCCTATCTGAAATAAGAGCGAAAAGTCATTTTTTATGAGAAATTGTCAGGAAACACATGAAAGACCATGTGCTTTGTCTATTCATTAGTTTGTCTTCTTAGTAAATACCAATTCAATCTGATGCTTTTGCTTAAATTAAGGAATCCCACAAGTACTGATGCCAACTCGTGTTATCAAGTTAATAGGAACTCTACAAGAAGTTTACCTCCACAAGGGTGCCAACAAGCAAAGGCATGATTGGTGGAGCAGAAGTTCAATTTTGAGAACTACAATtcaaattttttatttgtatgATGGCACATTATTGTGCAACGCATAGCTATACGACGTAAACTCAATCTCCAAATAAAGACATTTGTGTTCCAAATGCTGATTAGAACAAACTGATGAACAACATCCAAAATTTGACAGTTACAGAGTCTGTTTTAGAAGAATGGTGGTTGGTAAGAAGTTTTCACAATGAAATTGACGCAAATTCATCAACTTTAAGCTAATATATGGAAGAAGAGTGAGGGCTGGCAGCTTGAGAAAGCACACCACACCCATGGCCATCACACACTGTACATGCCATTAAGACTCCGTACTGACACCAATTCAATGCATGATCGTGTAAATTAATCAGTTTGCCAGAGACCAAGCCGTGATTAGCTCACCTGGAGAGCGAGAGCGACTGCACGTACGGCTGCCTCTGCCTTCACTTCGCCTGCACTTGCTCCAGGAACTGCGCAACACAATCcacaacacacacaaaaaaCAAAAGCTTCACCATCGTACATGATCAGCTTCGAGCTCTACGTGAAGCGAAACGCACGGCGACGAGGCCTCACCTCCCGCGGCGCGACCGCTTGGGCGGagcgggcgacggcgacgacctcCGTGTCGGGgagcgctgccaccgccgccgctggcctcctcccgctcccgctcccgctccggGGCTGGCGCTCCTCCCCACGCTcccggcagcggcaggccgCGCGCCGTCGCCCTCGAGGCGGGCCACCACGGCAAGCTCGGGTCGCGACGATCCCAGcggtggagggggagggagcgggagcggcggcgcgtccTCGGTCTCCCGCGGCGGCGTTGGCGTTGGCGTTGCGCGGCCCCCGCCAGCTCCGGGGCTAgcgctcctcctcttcctcctgtagcgcctcctcccccgcgcgAGGGCCTCGAGGCGGTCGACGAGGCGCTCCGGGCGCGACGATCCcagcggggccggcggagggagagggagagggagcagcGCTGCCAGGtccggaggcggcgcggggggtagggacgacgacggcgggccgGGCGAGCCGGCGGGGGAGCAGAGCACGTACTCCATTGCCGTACGTGGAGGCGCCGGGGCGACGGGAGGGCGCGGCGGGGTTTAGGGTTTTGGGCGGTTGAGGAGACGGGGGagaggaaagggagggagggaggaagcaaGACGACAAGGAGTTGAAGCGGGAGAGAAGAGAGCAGCGATCATTCAGCAGGCAGCAGGCGAGCACGCACGCCGCGAAGGCGGTGGCAGCCAGCTGGCGAGAGAGGAGGGGTGTGTGGATTTCGTAGCTTCGTACGTGCGTACGGCGCGCATGGTAACGGGCTTGGGCCGGGCCGGGAAGTTATACGGTCCCAAAATAGGAACGGGCCGGGACGGCAGACGGGCCCAAATGGAACGGGCCCTAAAGCCTGGTAGAAGGTGCCAGTAGCCCAGTACACTCACTGCCTGCAGGGATTCATTCATCTCTGCTAAACACTTGCTGCACAGAAAAAGGACTTGCCGAGTGGCATGTGCATTGAGTAACAGCAGGcaaacagtcaagaacaaggaTTTGCGACGTCAGATGGTTGGTGTCGGCCATCAAGTGTCACGATGTGGCTGCTAGAAAAGGGGTTGCAGCCTGCAGGAGAACGGCTGCAGACCTGCAGTCAGTGAAACCATCGCATGCTAGGCATATGCATTTTTATGATCTGAAGAAAAGAACACTGCCGGTTCTGCTCTTGTAGGGCAAACACAAGCAAAAAAATTACCAGCGATTCTTTTGAGCATTGCAACATGGATTATGAAACTTCAACACAGTGCTTGGACATCCATAGAACGCGAAATGggaagaaaaaaggaaacaaagaaCAGTGCATGGTGCTCGTGTTTCTGTCCTGTGCATGCGTCTTCAGAGTCTGATTTGCCTAATACTTGTAGTATGGGAATCGAGATATGTACATGGGGGGAACGGGCAGCAGTTTAGGCTTCAGAGCTCGCCAGCCTCCTCTTCAGGGACTCGTTCTCCTTCCTGAGCTTCATCACCTTCTGCTTCAGCGTCTCCACGTGCTGGACCGAGATGGAGTCCCTTTGCTGCTCGGCCTGcttcatcctcatcatcctcaCTGCGCCAAGAGAGAATATAAAGCCGTCAAGTGGCAGCCAATGGACTGATGGGTTCCAAATTCATGTTCCCCAGTTCAAAACTGAAACGCATATCCCCTCCTGCTGACCAGTTCAGCTTGAACTTACACTCGTTTTCCGTATTCTGAAGCTTCCTCTGCatgtccttcttctcctcctgttcAACAGCAATCACATCCCTCAGATCCTGGATCTCATTTTTATCTGCATAAGGAACCACAACGAATTTCAGTAAGCTGAGGCTGAGACTGCTCCGTAAGGTGTGAGACTGTGTTCCTGAAGAAGAGCAACTCTTAAACATGTGTAGGAAGATTAGATCATTACACTGAGAATGCACATCCGCAGTAACCTGCTCCAACCTGCTACTTAACATGTCGATATGAGCTTTATGAGCACCCAGCTCCAACTTCAGTTGCTTCGTGGCAGCTTCGTCTGTTGCTTGCTGAACAAGGGCGTGGCTGATTGTAGCGACAATCAGTACTCAGTAGTTCGTTCAGTTTTCACAACACAATCAGCAGGGGAAAAAATCATCTGAATATAATGACTCCCACAGTAGTCATATGCGGCCTACCTCAAAGAGAGTTTCTTACCTGAGCTCATTCCCCAGGGCATTGCTGTTCATTTCACTGTTGTGCTTATCCCTCTTATGCTCCTGCATTAAATTGACACCTGTTAGATTAATACAATGGATTACCTGCAATCTTAGGTGTTACGTTACCTCTTCCATGGATAGCAATCTACTATTTGCCTTTTCCAGTTCTTCCTTCAGGCTTTGAGCTTCTGCATGAAATTTCACCTGAATAACAGCAAGCATATCAGAAATATTCCAAAAGTTTTATTAACAATGATAGGCTCTGCAAACTGACCAAAGCAGATATCATATGATAAAACTTGATGATACAACCCCACATTATCTTCTGGCATCACAAGGTACTTGAACAGATGTTGAGGCACTTAAAGTGCTAAGATAATACACGTCCTTGAACTCATTTTgtgcaaaagaaacaaaaaactaAGACCAAACTACAGAAGCATTAGGCAATCAACAAGTCATAAGCATCTGCTAAAGCTGTTGTCATGGAATGAAGACCCCTATTCTCAATTTACTACAGATCATAGGTGAAAATGGCTCTAGATAGACATGAAACATGCCAATTAATTTAGTTGTGACATCCTCTGAGCACTACAATGTCACCACCGTATAATTGCACATAGTAAGTAGCAACCTACCTGGTTGGTGAACTTGAACAGAGTTTCTGTGTACAGTCTTCTTAATCGCTCATTGTCTGCATAGCATGAACAATTActcatttcttcttttttctttgaaaaataaATACTCATTAATTTCTACCCTCATGGAAGGAAAGTAAATGATTAGCTATTACATAATTTAAAGTGTTTTGAGAACAggaaatttaatttgaacttgCACAGATCACTGAAGTTTCAGTTAACCTCTCTTAAGATCTGCGATATGAGATTCAAGGGCTTCACGCTTCTTGGATTCAGTACTGAAGTTTACTCTTAAAGCCTGGACCTCCATAAGTGCATCTTTGTACCCCTGTTCAGAAAAAAAGAACCAAAGGACAGAACAAGATCAATAAGAATTAAGGACGGAAAATGCTATAGTAAAGGCCAACCTACTTAGGAAATGGAATCTCCTAAATGTAGACATTTATAAAGAAATTGAACAATTCTTCTGCATATATGCCAGGCTGCCAGCCACGCAGCATTGTGCCCCAACACAAAATCCAACTAGCAGCCAGCTGCGAGCCT contains:
- the LOC101766552 gene encoding serrate RNA effector molecule, which encodes MTYKQFTQVLEDDVSPSQAGGRYQEYRTEYITTQKRAYFDLNKNEDWLKDMYHPTKLLSVIERRNDFCKTAAKNLIHDLQNGTLDLGPGLTADAVIKSGDGDGGSSEDDTDYGEKKIKHGRGPQKEIEPLSVSAAPKAHPVSSQYRRIHTDIDRTLALVKKLDSEKDILGNILLTGDHDNSNVDKSHIRSMGPVVIVRGLNTVKGLEGVELLDTLLTYLWRVHGVDYYGMSEMKYAKGFRHVRAENKSGSMAENNNAADWEKKLDSFWEQRLVNGEDPLVVLTAKDKIDAAIVEVLEPYVRKMRDEKYVWKYGCGAKGCEKLFHAPEYVHKHLRLKHPLLVSILSSRIENDIYFQNYMNDPDAPGGKPVMQQTLQDRTRRRPDEQMFGASGGRGSDAPLLPDPKCALSPVLIPVPGAG
- the LOC101775424 gene encoding protein At-4/1 — its product is MEASMGDEELESLLRNFHRVSQGYKDALMEVQALRVNFSTESKKREALESHIADLKRDNERLRRLYTETLFKFTNQVKFHAEAQSLKEELEKANSRLLSMEEEHKRDKHNSEMNSNALGNELSHALVQQATDEAATKQLKLELGAHKAHIDMLSSRLEQVTADVHSQYKNEIQDLRDVIAVEQEEKKDMQRKLQNTENELRMMRMKQAEQQRDSISVQHVETLKQKVMKLRKENESLKRRLASSEA